In Rhodobacteraceae bacterium LMO-JJ12, a single window of DNA contains:
- a CDS encoding protocatechuate 4,5-dioxygenase subunit alpha, which yields MDKPGFDVHADIPGTTVFDGRMAMKGYALNKMCYSFNDQSARDAFAADEEGYMTHFALTDEQKAAVRARDILAMIEAGGNIYYLAKLAGIFKLSVQDVGGMQTGMTTEEFKLHLKSQA from the coding sequence ATGGATAAGCCCGGTTTCGATGTGCATGCCGACATTCCCGGCACGACCGTTTTCGATGGTCGGATGGCCATGAAAGGCTATGCGCTCAACAAGATGTGTTATTCTTTCAACGATCAGAGCGCGCGTGATGCCTTTGCCGCCGACGAGGAGGGCTACATGACGCATTTTGCCCTCACCGACGAGCAAAAAGCGGCAGTCCGCGCCCGCGATATCCTCGCCATGATCGAAGCGGGGGGCAATATCTACTACCTCGCCAAACTCGCTGGCATCTTCAAGCTTTCGGTTCAGGATGTCGGGGGCATGCAAACGGGCATGACGACAGAAGAATTCAAGTTACACCTGAAGTCACAGGCATAA
- a CDS encoding branched-chain amino acid ABC transporter permease, with amino-acid sequence MSLILLFEQILNGLQSGVMLFLMSAGLTLIFGVMGLINLAHGSLYMVGAFAAASVAAATGSFTLALIAALAASAIAGVLVEVIVIRRLYARDHLDQVLATFALILIFSEGTRWAFGSFPLYLDVPAALSGPVHLPGGIAYPAYRLAIIGIGFAVAAALFLLIAKTRIGMRIRAGESDREMIGALGVNISVLYTAVFALGAALAGFAGALVGAIQSVQVGMGEPVLILAFVTIVIGGIGSIRGALVGALLVGLTDTLGRVLLPLAFGVFMDPSSATSIGGALSSMSIYILMAGVLLFKPTGLYGSA; translated from the coding sequence ATGTCTCTCATACTTCTGTTCGAACAGATCCTGAACGGGCTGCAGTCCGGTGTGATGCTGTTCCTGATGTCGGCCGGGCTGACGCTTATTTTTGGTGTCATGGGGTTGATCAACCTCGCACATGGCTCCCTCTACATGGTGGGCGCTTTCGCTGCGGCATCGGTTGCCGCCGCCACCGGTAGCTTCACACTGGCGCTGATTGCTGCGCTGGCGGCGTCGGCCATAGCGGGCGTTCTGGTAGAAGTCATCGTGATCCGTCGCCTCTATGCGCGTGACCACCTTGATCAGGTGTTGGCCACCTTCGCACTGATCCTGATTTTTTCGGAAGGCACGCGTTGGGCCTTCGGCTCATTCCCGCTCTATCTCGACGTGCCTGCCGCGTTGTCCGGCCCGGTGCATCTGCCCGGCGGCATCGCGTATCCGGCCTATCGCCTCGCCATCATCGGCATCGGCTTCGCTGTGGCCGCCGCACTTTTCCTTCTGATCGCCAAAACCCGCATCGGCATGCGCATCCGTGCTGGTGAATCCGATCGCGAGATGATCGGCGCACTTGGCGTCAATATTTCGGTGCTCTACACCGCCGTCTTCGCCCTCGGCGCGGCGCTGGCGGGCTTTGCCGGTGCGTTGGTTGGCGCAATCCAATCGGTACAGGTCGGTATGGGCGAGCCTGTCTTGATCCTGGCATTCGTCACCATCGTGATCGGCGGCATCGGCTCGATCCGCGGCGCCCTGGTTGGTGCGCTATTGGTGGGCCTTACCGACACACTCGGCCGCGTGTTGTTGCCGCTGGCCTTTGGTGTTTTCATGGACCCGTCCTCGGCCACATCCATCGGCGGCGCGCTCAGCTCGATGTCGATCTATATTTTGATGGCGGGGGTGCTTTTGTTCAAACCCACCGGCCTCTATGGGAGCGCATGA
- a CDS encoding ABC transporter ATP-binding protein → MSLLRLLNISAFYGPSQALFDVEFRVEPGQVVALMGRNGMGKTTTIKVICRMLKQRGGSVAFDGNDISRWPSHRAARAGLGLVPEGRRCFSNLTVRENLVAAARPGEWNLKKVADLFPRLQERHSQMSASLSGGEQQMLAIGRALMTNPRLLILDEATEGLAPVIRAEIWAAIAQLKRDTGLAILVVDKSIKELATVADRAVILERGKSVWQGAFSDLDGETRDRYLGV, encoded by the coding sequence ATGAGCCTGCTTCGGCTACTGAACATATCGGCTTTCTACGGCCCCTCGCAGGCGCTATTTGATGTCGAATTCCGCGTTGAGCCGGGGCAGGTGGTGGCCTTGATGGGGCGCAATGGCATGGGCAAGACCACCACGATCAAGGTGATTTGCCGCATGCTCAAGCAGCGCGGCGGCTCGGTTGCATTTGATGGCAATGACATTTCTCGCTGGCCGTCGCACCGCGCGGCGCGTGCCGGGTTGGGGCTCGTGCCCGAAGGACGTCGGTGTTTTTCCAATCTCACGGTGCGGGAAAATCTGGTGGCTGCGGCGCGCCCGGGTGAATGGAACCTCAAGAAGGTGGCCGATCTTTTTCCGCGGCTTCAGGAACGTCATAGCCAGATGTCGGCGTCGCTCTCGGGCGGCGAACAGCAGATGCTGGCGATTGGTCGCGCGCTGATGACCAATCCGCGGCTCTTGATCCTGGATGAGGCCACGGAAGGGCTCGCGCCGGTGATCCGCGCCGAGATCTGGGCTGCTATTGCCCAACTCAAACGCGACACTGGTCTCGCGATCCTCGTTGTCGACAAATCCATCAAGGAACTCGCCACAGTGGCTGACCGCGCGGTGATTCTCGAACGCGGCAAAAGCGTCTGGCAGGGGGCGTTTAGCGATCTGGACGGTGAAACCCGCGATCGCTACCTCGGCGTCTGA
- a CDS encoding amidohydrolase family protein, which produces MDADWLSFHPNPKKPDFKLPEGAVDAHCHVFGPSPEFPFAPERKYTPCNAGKAQLFALRDHLGFARNVIVQATCHGRDNRAMMDACRASNGMARGVASVGPEITGAELDQMHAAGVRGVRFNFVRRLVDATPKSVFLSIANKIAPLGWHVVVYFEAADLEDLVPFLETLPTEIVVDHMGRPDINKGAQHADFKRFLDLMDRNSNIWSKVTCPERLSVSGPPDYADVVPFARSVTEAFPNRVLWGTDWPHPNMKSHMPDDGNLVDFVPKIAPTQALQQGLLVDNPMRLYWAT; this is translated from the coding sequence ATGGATGCCGATTGGCTGAGCTTTCATCCGAACCCGAAAAAACCCGATTTCAAGCTGCCAGAAGGGGCGGTGGACGCGCATTGCCACGTTTTTGGGCCGAGTCCGGAGTTTCCCTTTGCGCCCGAGCGCAAATACACCCCATGCAACGCGGGCAAGGCGCAACTTTTCGCGCTGCGCGATCACTTGGGCTTTGCCCGTAACGTGATTGTGCAGGCGACATGCCATGGCCGCGACAACCGGGCGATGATGGATGCCTGCCGTGCGTCCAACGGGATGGCGCGCGGGGTGGCGAGCGTTGGGCCGGAGATCACCGGGGCCGAGCTCGACCAGATGCATGCGGCGGGGGTGCGCGGCGTGCGGTTCAACTTTGTGCGCCGTCTGGTTGATGCCACGCCCAAGAGCGTTTTCCTGTCGATCGCCAATAAGATAGCGCCGCTGGGCTGGCATGTCGTGGTCTATTTCGAGGCCGCCGATCTGGAGGATCTGGTGCCGTTCCTTGAAACCCTCCCAACCGAGATCGTGGTTGATCACATGGGGCGACCGGATATCAACAAAGGCGCGCAGCACGCAGATTTCAAACGATTTCTGGATCTGATGGATCGGAATAGTAACATCTGGTCCAAGGTCACATGCCCCGAACGCCTCTCGGTGTCCGGCCCACCTGATTACGCCGATGTCGTGCCTTTCGCGAGAAGTGTGACCGAAGCGTTCCCGAACCGGGTGCTCTGGGGCACCGACTGGCCACATCCCAACATGAAATCGCATATGCCAGACGATGGCAATCTGGTCGACTTCGTCCCGAAAATCGCACCAACACAGGCCTTGCAACAGGGCCTGCTCGTGGACAATCCGATGCGCCTTTACTGGGCGACGTGA
- the pobA gene encoding 4-hydroxybenzoate 3-monooxygenase, which translates to MKTQVCIIGGGPSGLMLSQLLHLKGIDTIVLEKHSREYVLGRIRAGVLEHGFADLMREAQSGDRMDAEGEIHEGFYIAHDGVLDRVDLHKHSGGNSVMVYGQTELTRDLYEARDKMDGKVIHNVDDVKLHDINGDNPHVTYRHGDDIIRIDCDYIIGADGFHGPSRKSIPKDVLREYEKVYPFGWLGVLSRTKPVSPELIYAKNARGFALCSLRSQVLSRYYIQVPLSDTVDDWSDDAFWAELKARLPEEVADKLETGPSIEKSIAPLRSFVAEPMRYGNLFLAGDAAHIVPPTGARGLNSAASDIYYLYHAMVDHYEKGDDSGLDSYSEKALARIWKAQRFSWWMTTLLHTFPDSIAYDNKLQQTDLDYLFSSDAALASLAENYTGLPF; encoded by the coding sequence ATGAAAACCCAAGTCTGCATCATTGGCGGCGGCCCATCGGGGCTGATGCTGAGCCAGCTTTTGCACCTCAAGGGCATCGACACCATTGTGCTTGAAAAACACTCTCGCGAATACGTGTTGGGCCGGATCAGGGCAGGGGTTCTGGAGCATGGCTTTGCCGATCTGATGCGCGAGGCGCAATCTGGCGACCGGATGGACGCTGAAGGCGAGATCCATGAGGGGTTTTATATCGCACATGACGGCGTGCTCGACCGGGTTGATCTACACAAGCACTCAGGCGGCAATTCGGTGATGGTCTATGGCCAAACTGAACTGACCCGCGATCTTTATGAGGCGCGCGACAAGATGGATGGCAAGGTGATCCATAATGTCGACGATGTGAAACTGCACGACATCAATGGCGATAATCCTCATGTGACCTATCGCCACGGCGATGACATCATTCGCATTGATTGCGACTACATCATTGGCGCCGACGGATTTCACGGCCCATCGCGTAAATCCATCCCCAAAGACGTGCTCAGGGAATACGAAAAAGTCTATCCTTTCGGCTGGCTTGGCGTGCTAAGCCGCACCAAACCGGTCAGTCCCGAGTTGATCTATGCCAAGAACGCGCGTGGCTTTGCGCTCTGCTCTCTACGCAGTCAGGTGCTCAGCCGCTATTATATCCAGGTGCCGCTGAGCGACACGGTTGATGACTGGTCGGACGACGCGTTCTGGGCTGAGTTGAAAGCCCGTCTCCCTGAGGAGGTCGCAGACAAGCTCGAAACCGGCCCGTCGATTGAGAAATCCATCGCGCCTTTGCGGAGTTTCGTTGCAGAACCCATGCGTTACGGCAATCTATTCTTGGCTGGGGACGCCGCCCATATCGTACCGCCAACAGGCGCGCGCGGGCTAAATTCGGCGGCGTCTGACATCTATTATCTTTATCACGCGATGGTTGATCACTATGAGAAAGGTGATGATAGCGGGCTCGATAGCTATAGTGAAAAGGCGTTGGCGCGGATCTGGAAAGCCCAGCGGTTTAGCTGGTGGATGACCACGCTCTTGCATACTTTTCCCGATTCCATCGCCTATGACAACAAGTTGCAACAGACCGATTTGGACTACCTCTTTTCATCGGACGCAGCACTTGCCTCGCTGGCCGAGAACTATACCGGGTTGCCGTTCTGA
- a CDS encoding branched-chain amino acid ABC transporter permease, protein MGRREIILNTALALGLLAVPLWAHFADQPYIITLTTRVAILALAGVGLNLALGLGGLVSLGHAMFFGIGGYAVGILASHAQSYMPLMEWPLTIEGTQFMPLTWIVAVIASGIVALVAGALSLRTSGVYFIMITLAFGQMFYYFTISWPAYGGEDGLSIYVRGQFPGLNTLVPIQFFLITYALLGLALFMVARITRSGFGLALNAARQNETRVRAVGIEPYRLRLAAFAVSGAITGLSGALFADLNRFVSPAMFSWQTSGEIMVFVILGGVARLFGPVAGAALFILLEEVLGGVSDYWHIYLGFLLLLVVLFARGGLIGLLAGEEKSDG, encoded by the coding sequence ATGGGTCGGCGCGAAATCATCCTCAACACGGCACTGGCCCTTGGCCTGCTGGCTGTCCCGCTCTGGGCGCACTTTGCCGATCAACCTTACATCATCACATTAACCACCCGCGTTGCCATTCTGGCGCTCGCCGGGGTGGGGCTGAACCTCGCACTCGGCCTCGGCGGTCTGGTCAGCCTCGGTCACGCGATGTTCTTTGGCATCGGCGGCTACGCGGTTGGTATCCTCGCCAGCCACGCCCAAAGTTATATGCCGCTGATGGAATGGCCCCTCACCATCGAGGGGACCCAGTTCATGCCGCTGACCTGGATCGTCGCCGTGATCGCTTCGGGCATTGTGGCGCTGGTCGCAGGTGCGCTTTCGCTGCGCACCTCAGGCGTTTATTTTATCATGATTACACTCGCCTTTGGTCAGATGTTTTATTATTTCACCATCTCCTGGCCCGCCTATGGTGGCGAAGACGGTCTATCGATCTATGTGCGCGGTCAGTTTCCCGGTCTCAACACGCTCGTACCGATCCAGTTCTTCCTCATTACCTATGCCCTTTTGGGCCTCGCGCTCTTCATGGTGGCGCGCATCACCCGCTCGGGCTTTGGTTTGGCCCTCAATGCGGCGCGCCAAAACGAGACCCGTGTGCGCGCGGTCGGGATCGAACCCTACCGCTTGCGCCTCGCGGCGTTTGCCGTATCCGGGGCCATCACTGGCCTTTCCGGCGCGCTCTTTGCCGACCTCAACCGTTTCGTCAGTCCGGCAATGTTTTCATGGCAGACCTCGGGCGAGATCATGGTGTTCGTCATCCTTGGCGGTGTGGCGCGGCTCTTTGGCCCGGTGGCGGGCGCAGCACTCTTTATCCTGCTCGAAGAGGTGCTCGGCGGGGTCAGCGATTACTGGCACATTTACCTTGGCTTCCTTCTGCTCCTCGTCGTGCTTTTTGCACGCGGCGGGCTGATCGGGCTGCTGGCAGGAGAGGAGAAGTCCGATGGCTGA
- a CDS encoding 4-oxalomesaconate tautomerase — MSGVRVMWMRGGTSKGGYFLAEDLPSGRDAFLLRVMGSPDPRQIDGMGGGDPLTSKVAVIKRSQKPGVDVDYLFLQVAVDRAQVSDAQNCGNILAGVGPFAIERGLVSAQDGETIVTIHMENTGQVAVARVQTPGGQVSYDGDARIDGVPGSAAPVPIEFSDTAGSTCGALLPTGKVLDEVEGVEVTMIDNGMPVVVLRARDMGISGQESPEELEGNADLRARLETIRLACGHLMNLGDVVDKTVPKMTMISPPRQGGAISTRTFIPHRCHKAIGVLGAVSVASACLIPGSVAFDMAARGAGDERALSVQHPTGEMTVMVRLGADGSLQGAAILRTARKLMDGEIFA, encoded by the coding sequence ATGAGCGGCGTGCGGGTCATGTGGATGCGCGGCGGGACGTCGAAGGGCGGGTATTTCCTGGCCGAAGATCTGCCTAGCGGGCGCGATGCGTTTCTCTTGCGGGTGATGGGGTCGCCCGATCCGCGCCAGATCGACGGGATGGGGGGCGGTGATCCGCTGACCTCGAAGGTGGCGGTGATAAAGCGGTCCCAGAAGCCTGGTGTGGATGTGGACTATCTCTTCTTGCAGGTGGCGGTGGATCGGGCACAGGTTTCGGATGCCCAGAACTGCGGAAACATCCTTGCCGGTGTTGGCCCCTTCGCGATCGAGCGCGGGCTGGTGAGTGCGCAGGACGGCGAAACCATCGTGACGATACATATGGAAAATACCGGCCAGGTGGCCGTGGCGCGGGTGCAGACCCCGGGCGGGCAGGTTTCTTATGATGGCGACGCGCGCATTGATGGCGTACCGGGGAGTGCGGCGCCCGTACCGATCGAGTTTAGCGATACCGCAGGCAGTACCTGTGGCGCACTCTTGCCGACCGGTAAGGTGCTGGATGAAGTTGAAGGCGTCGAGGTCACCATGATCGACAATGGCATGCCTGTGGTGGTTCTGCGCGCCCGAGACATGGGGATTTCCGGGCAGGAAAGCCCAGAGGAGCTGGAAGGTAACGCCGATCTGCGTGCCCGGCTCGAAACTATCCGCCTTGCCTGTGGTCACTTGATGAACCTCGGTGATGTGGTCGACAAGACGGTGCCGAAAATGACAATGATCAGCCCGCCGCGACAGGGCGGGGCGATTTCGACACGCACGTTCATTCCGCATCGCTGTCACAAGGCGATTGGCGTTTTGGGCGCCGTTTCCGTGGCGAGTGCTTGCCTGATCCCGGGCTCGGTCGCCTTTGATATGGCGGCGCGTGGCGCGGGTGATGAGCGCGCCTTGTCGGTACAACATCCCACCGGCGAGATGACGGTGATGGTACGATTGGGGGCTGATGGCAGCCTACAAGGGGCCGCCATCCTGCGCACTGCGCGCAAGCTGATGGATGGGGAGATATTTGCATGA
- a CDS encoding ABC transporter ATP-binding protein, whose translation MAEPLLQIQGITKSFGALKASDGVTLDLYPGEIHALIGPNGAGKSTLIAQIAGSLKPDSGRVILEGRDVTATDTVARARAGLGRTFQISSLAMEDTVMQNAVLGALGARQGRLGLFARVMRNQSLRETAMAALREVGIEEFANFRTADLSHGQRRQLEVAVALTLNPHVFLMDEPMAGLGAEGSVTLVSFLQNLKARAPILLVEHDMDAVFQLADRISVLVYGRIIATGTPDEIRANPEVREAYLGEEDDEEEGTP comes from the coding sequence ATGGCTGAACCACTCCTGCAAATCCAAGGCATCACCAAAAGCTTCGGCGCGCTAAAAGCTTCCGATGGCGTTACCCTTGATCTTTACCCGGGTGAGATCCACGCCCTGATCGGCCCCAACGGCGCCGGGAAATCCACCCTGATCGCCCAGATCGCCGGAAGCCTCAAACCTGACTCAGGCCGCGTTATTCTCGAAGGCCGCGACGTGACCGCAACCGACACGGTCGCGCGCGCCCGCGCCGGGTTGGGGCGCACATTTCAGATCAGTTCGCTGGCGATGGAAGATACCGTCATGCAAAATGCCGTTCTGGGTGCCTTGGGCGCGCGACAGGGGCGGTTGGGGCTTTTCGCCCGCGTGATGCGCAATCAGTCCCTTCGAGAAACGGCAATGGCCGCCCTGCGCGAAGTTGGCATCGAAGAGTTCGCCAATTTTCGCACCGCAGACCTGTCGCATGGTCAGCGTCGCCAGCTCGAAGTGGCCGTGGCGCTCACCCTCAATCCGCATGTCTTCCTGATGGACGAACCAATGGCAGGCCTCGGCGCCGAAGGCTCGGTCACGCTGGTCAGCTTCCTGCAAAACCTCAAGGCGCGCGCGCCGATCCTGTTGGTTGAACATGATATGGACGCTGTGTTCCAACTTGCCGACCGGATCAGCGTGCTGGTCTATGGTCGCATCATCGCCACCGGAACACCGGATGAAATTCGTGCCAACCCCGAGGTGCGCGAAGCCTACCTTGGTGAAGAAGACGACGAAGAGGAGGGAACGCCATGA
- a CDS encoding ABC transporter substrate-binding protein has product MTFRKMAGALCLAALTATAAQADGVKVGMITTLSGGGAGLGIDVRDGFMLAIAQSGRDDIELVVEDDQRKPDIAVQLADKLIQQEKVDIVTGLIWSNIAMAVVPSVTAQGKFYISPNAGPSALAGKGCHKNYFNVSWQNDVLNEAAGNWANNNDVKKVFLLAPNYPAGKDMIAGFKRFYKGEIANEVYTKLGQTDYAAEIAQIKAADADTVYYFLPGGMGISFMKQYAGSGAEKPVMGPAFSFDQGILGAIGDAALGVKNTSHWSKDIDNPVNKAFVADFQAEYGRLPSIYSSQGFDTGLLLVDAMEKADVKDTDAFRTALEETQFASTRGVFKFAPNHHPIQTIYMREVIKEGDVVTNKIIGVASEDHVDAYGVDCKM; this is encoded by the coding sequence ATGACATTTAGAAAAATGGCAGGGGCATTGTGTCTGGCCGCGCTGACAGCGACGGCGGCACAGGCAGACGGAGTAAAAGTCGGCATGATTACCACGCTGTCGGGCGGGGGCGCAGGCCTCGGTATCGACGTGCGCGATGGCTTCATGCTGGCAATTGCCCAATCGGGTCGCGACGACATCGAACTGGTGGTCGAGGACGATCAGCGCAAACCTGATATCGCTGTACAGCTTGCTGACAAGCTGATTCAGCAGGAGAAGGTCGATATCGTAACCGGTCTCATCTGGTCGAACATCGCCATGGCCGTTGTGCCGTCGGTGACCGCACAGGGCAAATTCTACATCTCGCCCAACGCTGGCCCCTCTGCTCTGGCGGGCAAGGGCTGCCACAAGAACTACTTCAATGTCAGCTGGCAGAACGATGTTCTCAACGAAGCCGCGGGCAATTGGGCCAACAACAACGATGTAAAGAAAGTCTTCTTACTGGCACCGAACTATCCGGCTGGCAAAGACATGATCGCCGGCTTCAAACGCTTTTACAAAGGTGAAATTGCAAACGAGGTCTATACCAAGCTCGGTCAGACCGACTACGCAGCCGAGATCGCGCAGATCAAAGCAGCTGATGCTGACACGGTCTATTACTTCCTGCCCGGCGGCATGGGGATCTCCTTCATGAAACAATACGCCGGTTCCGGTGCAGAAAAGCCCGTGATGGGTCCGGCGTTCAGCTTTGATCAGGGCATTCTCGGCGCCATTGGTGATGCGGCACTTGGCGTGAAGAACACCTCGCATTGGTCCAAGGATATCGACAATCCCGTCAACAAAGCCTTCGTTGCAGATTTCCAGGCCGAATATGGTCGTCTGCCGTCGATCTATTCCAGCCAGGGGTTTGACACGGGTCTGCTGTTGGTTGACGCAATGGAAAAAGCCGATGTGAAAGACACGGATGCCTTCCGCACCGCACTGGAAGAAACCCAGTTCGCCTCCACACGTGGCGTTTTCAAATTCGCGCCCAACCATCACCCGATTCAGACGATCTACATGCGCGAAGTGATCAAGGAAGGTGATGTCGTCACCAACAAGATCATCGGCGTTGCATCGGAAGATCATGTCGACGCTTACGGCGTTGATTGCAAAATGTGA
- a CDS encoding protocatechuate 3,4-dioxygenase (extradiol catechol dioxygenase that catalyzes the oxidative cleavage of substituted catechols; part of the bacterial aromatic compound degradation pathway), with the protein MANIIGGITTSHIPAVGNAIANNLQDDPYWKPFFDGYPRVHKWIAAHKPDVVINIYNDHGLGFFLDQMPTFAIGAAHEYRNEDEGWGIPKLDPFPGAPELSWHIIESMVADEFDITSCQELAVDHGFTVPMQLFWPGAPHHPDMPRAIPISANTVQHPIPTLKRALAFGRALRKAVLSYPGDSKVLVLGTGGLSHQLDGARAGFINKDFDQYCIENIVHNPDVLTKISRMELVEKAGAQGTEFLMWMMMRGALGDDVKEITRNYHIPISNTAAGTLLLECPA; encoded by the coding sequence ATGGCGAATATCATTGGCGGCATTACCACATCCCATATCCCTGCCGTTGGCAATGCCATCGCAAACAATCTGCAGGATGATCCCTATTGGAAGCCGTTTTTCGACGGCTATCCAAGGGTGCACAAGTGGATCGCCGCGCATAAGCCGGATGTCGTGATCAATATCTATAACGATCACGGCCTCGGTTTCTTCCTTGATCAAATGCCCACCTTCGCCATTGGGGCCGCGCATGAATATCGCAACGAAGATGAAGGCTGGGGCATTCCCAAGCTTGATCCGTTCCCCGGCGCGCCCGAGCTGAGTTGGCACATTATTGAATCGATGGTCGCCGATGAATTTGACATCACCTCCTGCCAGGAACTCGCGGTCGATCATGGCTTTACGGTTCCGATGCAGCTTTTCTGGCCCGGCGCGCCGCATCACCCCGATATGCCACGCGCCATTCCGATCAGCGCAAACACGGTGCAGCATCCGATCCCGACACTGAAACGTGCGCTGGCCTTCGGGCGCGCCCTCAGAAAAGCAGTGCTGAGTTATCCGGGAGACTCCAAGGTTCTGGTGCTGGGCACAGGCGGGTTAAGCCATCAGCTTGACGGCGCACGCGCGGGCTTCATCAACAAGGACTTCGATCAGTATTGCATTGAAAACATTGTGCATAACCCTGACGTGCTGACCAAGATCAGCCGCATGGAACTGGTCGAGAAGGCCGGTGCGCAGGGTACTGAGTTTCTGATGTGGATGATGATGCGCGGCGCACTTGGCGATGATGTGAAAGAGATCACGCGCAACTATCATATCCCGATTTCCAACACTGCCGCTGGCACGCTTTTGCTGGAATGCCCGGCCTGA